AGTGGAACTGAATTATATAATAGGCTAGTGAATAAAAGGTCCGGAGATGTTGAAATTTACGTGCATTCTCACCAAGATGGAGGCACAGAGAGAGAACAAACAATagacaaagtaataaaattaaaatattgcattttccaaaaaatattatagctataataatattgtcattttaataattattgagCTAAAAATTCCACGAGTGGAATATTACCCTATATTGCTAGGATTAACTTGCAAATATTCGTGCAAACTCCACTGTACGCAAGGCCTCCTagaaatatatacctaccatGACAATTTCGTTATACATCAGTTTGAAGATACTAACCATAGTTTCGAAACTCTGTGAGAGATACGCTAAACTTGAGCCAGTCTTCCATATTCCGATTTGCAACTCGCTCGGTGCCATTATAGTAACGGTAATAATTGGTATCGCCTGGTCCGGCCATGTTGTTGTACTCTAGCTTATCTATTCCTGGGAAAAGCCGGAAGTTAGGTTACCTACACATACATGTAATCACCATTATCACATGTCCACTGCAGGACAGCCTCTCCCAAAGACGTCCACAAGGACCGATCGAAAGCACCTTGCAACCAGCacagatgggtttacgcccagtCACTACCCAAACAGGCGCAAACCCATCTTCCGAGTTGGGTTTGCGAAGGctttttgggaagaaacttGGCGTAAACCCGTCAATGATGCAGCGTCTTCCTGCTATTCatcctacccttatcccactttatatGAGGTCGGCACAGCATGTCAGCCCTCGTCCATTTCTACCTGTCTGTTAATCGATATATTACATTCCTCTTAGATATATCCTGTCAAACGAACTCCCATCTCTTCTTCGACCTTCCTCAACTTTTTCCACTCAATTTTATATCCTACCAGTACTTGCCATcgtcttcgcccgcgtcaattttacacggaaacagttatttttccgggatgaagggtaccctatgtatttattcgtacttcaaactacatgtaaacaaaattttaagaatattggTCGAGCAGATAATGCACAaagagataacaaataaattaacaaacttactttctcatttacctataatataaGTTAGCATTAGCATaggattataattattacagcAAAATGTCGAAATGAAAACTAACCTTGAAAATAGTCCACGTCAGGCCTCTCAGGGCGCTTCTGCCGTTTGGCGCCAGGTTGGCTGTACGACGACATAGTAGCCGCAGTTTCGAAGTGTCAAGCAACAAATATCGCCATTTATCTGTTAACTTTCAGTTATAACTATTATAGTTAAAACTGCAAGATTTCCAAATTAAagtatgcttttttttttggtaaaatatgCTTTTTCAGTTTTTAGACAGATTTTTTCTTCATCAAACGTCATAAGAATATTAAACTAACACTTATCAAACTTTAATTAAGCTccgaaataatatatataatatgattcaAGATATTTTCAGTAAATATACTAATCggaatgttgttttattttagaaaaacttCTTTTAAtgtggaatttaaaaaaaattaagaaaaaagaaatttgttACTTTGCTAAAAACAGAACTTGCACAAAAGAAGAGTTATGCTAAAAACTAGCAGCAGTGCTTAAAaatggtttaaaataaatcgacAAGATTATGCTAAACcgtacactagcgccaccacggaataataaactttatttttccatgagcgccaccatcacatcatatttttataaataaattatatttaataaccacAATTAAAAAGTACCACAGGATTATGCTACactagataattttattataaaataatattgttttctattgGATATAGGCCATTAGTAAAtactaataagaaataaataaataaatattgggacaaatcacacagattgagatagccccaaagttcgagacttgtgttatgggatactaacttaacgacaacataattttccatcattacccgaccggggatcgaacccgggacttttcggttcagagacaagcactttaccactgcgccaccgagtaTATCAgtggccaccaaaatcctTGTCGTAAATGactatatattgtataattgaaaacaacaaaaatatgtaataaaatccttATTTACTGTAGCATAATCTCCTGAggcattatttttagttttcgctattaacataagtataaaacttactttgggattagctcaatctatgtgaaatatatatttaaaaaaatacaaaaactatcCTCTTAATCAATTAAGGGACTTTACTTGCCTTGATGTTCACAATCCCGTTCCTAGTCTGGAAGTGTGCATGTTCTGAagggaacagacagacagaccgacCGACCACAGTTATATAACATCGCGTGAATAGACCCAGCCGAGCGGAATCAGGTCGCTCATTGTCTAAACTGGAATGCGTACTGCTGGTTAATTAATGGAGGCATATTATATATCCAGTTAGAAATGTCTAACATACTATTGAAAGGACAAAACATAAAGCCCGcctaaaatgtgaaaaaagtCTAATTGATACTGAcctttacatttaaaaaattgggcatactattttttatgtatccaatgtaatcattattaaatactaactGTACAGTTAAGGATGAAATAcgttgtaatataaaaagattttgtaatataatataatgataatcaaggacgaataaaaaaaaaattacatcaacgtatataagtacatacattcagtatattttgtggtttttttgtaattcatCAAttcatcaacaaaaataataataataatatttctattgtatatttataatctgAATTATCGCAATTTCCTTTCGACATTTTTagcgaaatgctagtagtctgtagctttgaaaaatgtaacattatttaaaattttacataaactgaatgtgaaggtctaatttctaaacaaaatatgaacTTTGGAATATcttgtaaaatacaaataaaactcacaaataaatattatccttaacaatttattaaaactataaaaacatCCACACTAATCTTAATAACACAGCGAACAATACCACAAGAACCGGTATCGGTACCGATTTCTTGTTTATGGTTTCGATTTCGATGCCGGAAACTTCTCCTTTCTTCAAAGGCGCTGAGATTCCCGCCATTTTCGGTTTGTCTATGGGCTCTCCCATCATAGAGAATTTCGTCGCGCTGGTAATTTTGACTGTGACAATTTTGCCcatgtatttttcttctttcggTATTAATACCTAGCGAAAAATGAAGTTCCATTAGTATGAagcattgtatttatttagattctttaaaattgtttgatgCATTACATAAAcctaaacataaaattatttttttttagtatttcgattttggatataataaaaacaattgttagTAGGACATTATTTAAGTACAGTTTGTCAAAAAagttaagaaattaaatgagaGCGCTGTCTTCTGTTGGCTGGCAatactgggtgtttatcaaccaatcatGTGTAACCTTTGGTATTGCAGtgggaaaaaaatgtaatttcgtCAAAAATTCGATTTCTTCACTTTCACGACAGACTGTATGTActgtcaacagcacatcaagttaccctgcatgaaactctatggcgcggaaatagcggcgagtttgcaattaatttgggtaacttgatgtgctgttgactgtgtACTTACTTTGACAGTttgagaattaaaataaagtcggGTTTTGTTCACTGTTTCAGTTTGAGAAATAATATCAGTCGTGAACAGAGAGTGAATTTCATAAGTAACTCAACATTATTGTTACCTGTTCGTAAAACTCGTTGTGTGCGACGAAATAATTCTTGTCGTGGGATATATCCGTGACCAATACCTCCTGGACCTCGCCCACTTTGTGCCCATAAGGTTCGTAAGACCTGAACAGTTCCGATAGTATTTTCGTTCGTTTCTTTACTTCTTGACCTGGTACCTGTCAATGATGTATGTAGTACGTCAGTTATATACAGCTAGATGCAGTATACGATAATccattgaattgaataaaagtaatatcaaAAACCCGTATTCTTCAAGGACCAACTGgcatgaaatgaaaattgtgtttcacatcaatatatatattataatcagcactcggatcacaatcataacctgttttgatataccttttgactatgtacattatgtacttttatatattatttgaaaaaaacattgtaagaaacaataatggtaagcctttctggcatgatagggaccaacactgttcaaatgagtttctttcggcatttcttctgcTGAGAAGAATGccgaaacgaccactgctgagtggtcgttccgaaatgccagtagcttgtgagaaataactataaatataaaaattgacgagaaaaagtgcctgtgaaaaggtctgatttctgaataaatgatttgatttttatagataaacatccaagacccgggccaatcagaaaaagatcattttccatcatgacccgaccggggatcgaacccggtgTTAAATTGAAGCAGAGTGTAGTGTGGGTGGCGAGAGGCAAACACGGAGTAGTTTGTATAagcatttatttgttaaaataaagctACACAAATCcgaagaaattataataaacactaattaatataaaaggtCGGATAGCACGTCCGGCCATGACAGATTCGAAGGAAGAAGAGAAAGGTGAACCGGATACgtcaaaatacaaatgttgtcatacgttttaaatgtttaaggGATACCATATACTAAATGGGGTTACCATATAAAGCTTAacacccgggacctctcggttcagaggcaagcactttaccactgcgccaccgaggtcgtcaataatcTATTTAAGCGATGGACTGTACATATGTATGCAGGTATGATAAATGCTATGCTAAACAAAGTTCTAGACAAACATACACCTATTGTAGCCAACTGAGACCGGGTACACTTAGATCTAGCcgggtttagccgtaacatatatatgtCTTAGATTTAAAAACCACTCACCCTTGGCATCTTGGCAGCAGGCGTCCCTGGCCTCGGGAAGAATTGGTTGATGAAGAGCGACGGGAAGCGGTACTTGTCACACAGCTCCAGGGTTCGCTTGAAATCCTCGTCGGTCTCCGTGGGGAACCCGCAGATTATGTCTGTGGCTATCGTGATGCCCGGTACGCTGGTGGCGTTATGATCCTTacatccatacttccataccaatattataaatgcgaaagtctgtctatctgtccgttccgctttcacggcttaactgctggaccaattttgatgagatttggtatgcatgtactTAAAGACCCatgttcaaacataggctacttttttttcaaaaatcaatccccaaatgggaggtgaaagtttgtatgaacattgtctgttccgctttcgcagataaattcacgtgggcgaagtcgccggcaaaagctagtattatataaagtgGTGGATCAGTCTGTATGaaagcgataaactcaaacactaccagacagatttttgtacggttttcaccaatatataggaATCActattcctgagaaaggtataattgtataatttattatggttttaacagCTGatcaattttcatgaaattcggtgtgcatatagttaaagagaTCCGAGACGTGGTTACGCCATAGAGTGAGAAGACACCATATTCTCCCGTGTGAGTGCGCGACTAAAGGGAAACTTATCCTTGGCAGTTGACAGTAAAAAAATGGCAtacccaaggagggttgactaCAAGTAGACAGCCAGTTGTAGCattacagccgaatcttcaaaattttaaattttatttttaacacttcTTCATACCTAATGTGTcattactaaatataataaataaatagttaagacaaatcacacagattgagctagccccaaagtaagttcgagacttgtgttataggatactaattcaacgatactatattttataacaaatacatatatagataaacattcaagacccggaccaatcagaaaaagatcattttacatcatgacccgaccggggatcgaacccgggacctctcggttcagagataagcactttaccactgcgccaccgagatcgccACTGACACTGGCAATAGGTTTTATTAgtgtaaattgtaataataatgactgatttatacttatttataatccTATACCTAGAaaacgaaagtttgtgaggttgtatgtgtgtttgtactGTGtgtctactggaccaattgttatgaaatttggtacacgggtataatataacctggaataacatgggtactatttatcccgaaattcccacgggagtgaagcccccgCGCGCAACTagtcatttataaatttgaatttatatgcGTCTAGTTGACTGAAATAGAagaatttcatttgttttataagtttttacacTGACGTCTTCGCGGCATCACAAGCCTAAATATAGCCAAGTGCAAGCAATGacaagagaaagagagagatagtTAGACAACTCACTGTTCCCGCAGATAGTCGACGACTCTCTCGAAGTCCGCTACAGTGTATTCCCTCTTCATGTCCGCCAACACTTGGTCGCTGCCAGATTGCACGGGCACGTGGAGGAACCTGCcgacaaaattacatttagacaatattttttaaccaacAATCTCAACTTCCTCATCTCCTACATGAAATCATTTCTCAATCCACAGCTTTTGTAGGCCAACATTCAGAgcctattataataaaactaactgcctgttccggcttcgctcggttaaaaacataataaattatatatacctaaaccttcctcagaaatcacactatctattggtaaaaaccgcatgaaattccgtgatataatttttgactttgttttataatatataagtttgacgacctcggtgacaCAGTGCTTGCCTATTAGATTATAgaaagtgatatttttatgataggtcctggtcttggatgtttatctatttatatatttattataaaaaatagtatcgttgagctagtatcccataacacaagtctcgaacttactttggggctagctcaatccgtgcgatttgtccttatatatttatttatttattaagggtgataatgacaaattaattaattttgaaacgtTTGAAGGCTCACTTGTAAACCCTAGGGTGTTTCATGATGCGGGCCACGCTAGGCAGATGCTCCAGGATGTAGGGCGGGTTGGTCATGCCCAGGCGCAGGCGCGCGGCCGGCGGCAGCTCCCGCGCCAGCGCCGACAGCAGCTCCGGCAGAGACGTGCCTATGTCTCGACCGTATGTgcctaaaaaaaatttttttatatgctttTTTGTCGATCCTTCAGTTGCGCGATGCGATTATGCCAGCCTCATTAGGAGagtaacttataactccttcGTGAatagtgcaataaagagtttatctaccTGTGTCCTCACTAGTCAACCAGATTTCCACAACACCCTCCTTGAACGACTGCCTCGCTCGTTCCACAATCTCTTCCGGGGGATAACTTCCCAACTCACCCCGGGCATGCTTCGTTTTACAATATGTACATTGGTTCAAGCATCCCGTGTTAATTGATATGATTTCTACGAGAGGGTTCTTGCGAACTTTCGGCATGAGGAGAGAGGCGCCGCCCGCTTTGCGACCGTCATCTGTCTTCTTTTGACCAAAGAGACGCACCGTATGGCCTGAAAGAAAGTTTAAGAATTGGattggtatatttttaatacccgTTGAATGAtgagttttgaaataaaaactggtgtacattaaattatatttctgaaGCCAGCCATATTGTCCAGCAATGAAAAATGAATCATTTATAAACTTGctgtatacaataatataaaaaacaaattgtcaaCATACAAACTgctattttaagtaaaaagttTTGCTACCCTACTTCAGTAGGTAGTTTTTCTTATAGAACTGCATGCTAGGCCCATAACCGCCTTTCCATATAAGCaggtacaaaaaaaaaaatctttcttcTTGTAGAGGTTTTGACCACTATGTGGCCGTGCTGATCGCACTCTCATTGGCCTTGTAAAATcccctttttttattaatagacaGACTTGTACAAGTTTCATTGCTGCCTGATACATATCAGTTTGTAACTGATATGTATCAGGCAGCAATGAAACTTGTAGTCATTTCACTTTATAAAGTCACTTCACTGATATTacctgataaataaattaaaaactaaatataaatatgtttctcagtaaaataataatatacgaaAGCTATTCACCTTTGAGTGTCTCCTCAACAATCTCGACAATCCTATCAATCTGTTGCACGCCCACCACGCTGAGCCCCTGCAAATACCCGCTGCGGGGGGCACC
This portion of the Plodia interpunctella isolate USDA-ARS_2022_Savannah chromosome 10, ilPloInte3.2, whole genome shotgun sequence genome encodes:
- the LOC128673278 gene encoding threonylcarbamoyladenosine tRNA methylthiotransferase, which gives rise to MSGVCTEIIDDIEDLISSQDITPKERYASRKNVSVRSKKRDTQKSSEPVEKIILESVVPGTQTIYVKTWGCAHNNSDSEYMAGLLAAHGYRLTEDKFAAQLWLLNSCTVKSPSEDHFKNEIELGRSHGIHVVVAGCVPQGAPRSGYLQGLSVVGVQQIDRIVEIVEETLKGHTVRLFGQKKTDDGRKAGGASLLMPKVRKNPLVEIISINTGCLNQCTYCKTKHARGELGSYPPEEIVERARQSFKEGVVEIWLTSEDTGTYGRDIGTSLPELLSALARELPPAARLRLGMTNPPYILEHLPSVARIMKHPRVYKFLHVPVQSGSDQVLADMKREYTVADFERVVDYLREHVPGITIATDIICGFPTETDEDFKRTLELCDKYRFPSLFINQFFPRPGTPAAKMPRVPGQEVKKRTKILSELFRSYEPYGHKVGEVQEVLVTDISHDKNYFVAHNEFYEQVLIPKEEKYMGKIVTVKITSATKFSMMGEPIDKPKMAGISAPLKKGEVSGIEIETINKKSVPIPVLVVLFAVLLRLVWMFL